GATAATTCAACCAGCCTGTTGTAATGCAGAAATAATTATCATGCGATACATGATGAATACGATGATGTTTTGGTGGCAAGATGATGTGCCAGTCTTGTAGTTTTTGGACCCAAAAGGGCAAACCAAAGTAGGTGTGGGACCACTTGTGAATCTGATTGGTGAGTGTTACAAAGACAGCCAATGTGAACAGGAAACAATCTGTCCCATAAGACGCCTGTATTGTTTCCTGATCCAGAGTTAAATATCGGTACGACATGTAGCATAATCCTGGAAGGGTCAACAAGCAGTTGTCACCATTGGTTTCAATAAGATCATGCCTTGTTATGGCCGTAGGATCCACATGATGCTCTCTGAAGGGACGGATGAAAGCTTTGCCGACGATGGGAATACTTATTGAGCCCCATGTGTCTGCTGCCCAATGGACAAAACCAGAGCTGAAATCTGCTACCAATATGCCTGCAACTGTAAGAGGACAAAATTAACATTGGGTTattaataatgatattattatctcttttgaagggagggagggtaaaGTTTACATGGCTGATTATAGCTGTGTACACGAGCAAAAAAacctgttatttttctttcgtgtttaaataataattaactgcGATTAAACTTACtttaaaggtctttattaaaacattctaaacaacaaacgtgtTTATTTACAATGATATAAATTAAGTCATACAGACAACTAATTAACTAACCAACTAACTTGAGAAAAAGTGTCTATTTACAAACGTTCTCGCAAAACGCGCAGTTCTGACACACGGGATGGCATAGTTGTGACGCCTGTTACGTAACGTAACCATAGTTTGTTCTGGTGGCAGAAGGTCATCTAAAGCTGTGGTTGAATTACTGTCTGTGATCTTGTCCCATAATTTCTTATCTTTCAGGGCAATAATATGCAGATTATGTTGGAATGGCAACCCGACACCTTCACCAACGCATCATTGAACATAAACACTCATCAACTGGAAACCATTTCAGAGAACATCATGATAGTCTCCTCCTTGAAAAGCAGCCAGTTTCACATGCTTAAGAAGTGCAGCAgcaaatttaactgtcttgttTACGAAATGCTGTTCATCAGGAAACTTAAACCTTCTCTTAATGTACAAAGTGACTCTGTTAATGCAAAACTTTCtacttaatttttattgttttgtattgtttctattcttattctcatacatattttctattgtacatTAGTTTCTATTGTTTACTTATCATATATATACTTGTTTAATTAATGAATAAGGCGTATTCATTTTGACTTGAGAATGACGTTATGTAAACGTCGAAACCGTCgtctaattttttaaaaatgtttttaaatcaatttttttttatcgctCAACTTTCTAGTCAAATGTTACAATAAGTCACTACTTATACAAAACATAATGACAACAAATAAAGCAGAGAAAAAAGAGGAAACAATTTTATATTGGCCTCTTGTAGTATTAAATCCCATGACACCTTATTTGTCAAGGCAATTATTACTCTCACTGTCAGACATCCAGTATCACCCATAACATTTTCACATACAGACAAACCCATACAGGTACATCGTACATACACCGTACACACAACCACCCATACACACATGAATGCTTGCTAACATAAACTCCAGGTGAAAAAATTTGGTTGAAGTTagagggaacctccactcctagtacagaataagtttaaaccaaaggaaattatgtttacaaacaaatttgttttttaaaaaagtgtttttatcaggaaaagtgaattttaaaatcgcttattttcactttcaaattgcGCGGgtgccaccatcttgaataattgcgaCGTGTTATGGTtaccctattgttctgacacaaagagcttttgtctgaaaacaacAGCGCAACTGTaagttatttcctgtgatttaaagttatttttttgttgaagtggaagTTCCCTTTAAATTTAACGTACATGTACCGGGTAAGTTGATTCTGCCAGTTTGATTTCTTTCGGTTAGCTAGGGAATGGAAAAGCCAAGATACAAATAAGCTCATTTTTAGCGATTAAACTATAAGCATTTTGACATGAAATACACTTTGAACTACAACACAGCAATTTTGTTGAGTCCAAATGTACAGGGCTTATCACtatttacaatacaatataatacaacacatacataattgacctctccccataggggcttttcagggtcaaggaatcaacgaaacaatagaacacaaaatctaaaactgttaagaatcccaactggctggaggcaaaccagttggctatttacaagtgcagcagggaggttgaaccagggactaccatgatcaaattcaacaagtggtcagagccggtcttgaacccgggatctccggatctttAGGCAAGCGCCCTatccactgggccacactgcctcctaacaCTCTATTTCCTTAGAGAGAAGTCAAACCAAAGTCTAGCTTAACTTCCCAAAGGTGCACAACTAGCAAGTACTCGCTTTTCCTTATAATTgggcaaaaatgaaagaaaaagtaCATTTGACCAGACTTCAGTTCAGACTTTTCC
The Montipora capricornis isolate CH-2021 chromosome 10, ASM3666992v2, whole genome shotgun sequence genome window above contains:
- the LOC138020796 gene encoding plasmanylethanolamine desaturase 1-like, translating into MVAITTRRSEPQLTERNQTGRINLPGTFAGILVADFSSGFVHWAADTWGSISIPIVGKAFIRPFREHHVDPTAITRHDLIETNGDNCLLTLPGLCYMSYRYLTLDQETIQASYGTDCFLFTLAVFVTLTNQIHKWSHTYFGLPFWVQKLQDWHIILPPKHHRIHHVSHDNYFCITTGWLNYPLEVIRFWACLEWIIEKTTGAKPRSDDSEWQGNSK